The sequence atcatcactggtcatcagaaatggaaatcaaaaccacagtgagataccatctcacactagttagaatggcaatcattaaaaagtcaggaaacaacagatgctggagaggatgtggagtaataggaatgcttttatttttttatttttttaagtttttattattattatacttttaagttctagggtacatgtgcataatgtgcaggtttgttacatatgtatacttgtgccatgttggtgtgctgcacccatcaactcgtcagcacccatcaactcatcatttacatcaggtataactcccagtgcaatccctctccactcccccctccccatgataggccctggtgtgtgatgttccccttcctgagtccaagtgatctcattgttcagttcccacttatgagtgagaacatgcggtgtttggttttctgttcttgtgatagtttgctgagaatgatggtttccagctgtatccatgtccctacaaaggacacaaactcatccttttttatggctgcatagtattccatggtgtatatgtgccaccttttcttaatccagtctgtcactgatggacatttgggttgattccaagtctttgctattgtgaatagtgccgcaataaacatacgtgtgcatgtgtctttatagcagcatgatttataatcctttgggtatacacccagtaatgggatggctgggtcatatggtacatctacttctagatccttgaggaatcgtcatactgttttccataatggttgaactagtttacaatcccaccaacagtgtaaaagtgttcctatttctccacatcctctccagcacctgttgtttcctgactttttaatgatcgccattctaactggtgtgagatggtatctcattgtggttttgatttgcatttctctgatggccagtgatgatgagcattttttcatgtgtctgttggctgtatgaatgcttttacaccgttggtgggagtgtacactggttcaaccattgtgaaagacagtgtggcgattcctcaagtatctagaactagaagtaccatttgacccagcgatcccattactggctatatacccaaaggattataaatcatgctactataaagacacatgcacccgtatgtttattgtggcactattcgcaagagcaaagacttggaaccaacccaaatgtccatcaatgatagactggattaagaaaatgtggcactgaTAATCATGGCGCCCCTCAGAACCACTGTGTCGCTGTGGAGCCTCCTGAGGGGTTCTGCAGGTGTGGAAAGGGTCTGTTTCTGGGCTTGAATCCAGCCCTGGCATGGTGGCCTGCTCCAACCGCTACCTTGCTCTTTCGAGGTGGGGCTGCCACGCTGCCGGTCAGCTCCGAGGCCACAGAATCTGGTAGCCCAGAGACCAAGAAACCTACATTTATGGATGAAGAAGTTCAAAGCATACTCATGAAAATGACAGGCTTGAACTTGCAGAAGACTTTTAAACCAGCTGTACAAGAACTGAAGCCACCAACCTATAAGCTAATAACTCAGGCACAATTGGAAGAGGCTACAAAACAGGTAGTTGAGGCAGCTAAAGTACGATTAAAAATGCCACCGGTTCTAGAAGAGCGAGTACCAATAAATGATGTGTTAGCTGGAGATACGATTTTGGAAGGAACAGAAACAACCAAATATATGTTTACTGATATATCATATAGCATACCACACCGGGAGCGTTTTATTGTCATTAGAGAACCAAGTGGCACACTACGCAAAGCCTCTTGGGAAGAACGGGACTGGATGATGCAAGTTTATTTCCCAAAAGAAGGTCGTAAAATTTTGACACCAATTATTTTCAAGGAAGAAAATCTTAGGACCATGTATAGCAAGGACAGGCATGCTGATGTCCTCAATCTCTGCTTTGCCCAGTTTGAGCCAGATTCCGCTGAGTATATCCAGGTTCATCACAAGACCTATGGAAGATACAGATAAACACGGAAAATATGACCTTTTACGTTCAACAAGATACTTTGGTGGAATGGTGTGgtattttgtaaataataaaaagattgatGGTTTGCTGATTGACCAGATTCAGAGAGATTTAATCGATGACGCAACCAGCTTGGTCCAGCTGTATCACATACTCCATCCAGACGGCCTGTCGGCTTGAGAGGACAAGGATCAGGCTGCTGagggaataaatttaatcaaggtcTTTGCAAAAACAGAAGCACAGAAGGGAGCCTATGTAGAACTAACACTGCAAACTTATCAAGAAGCACTCAGTCGCCATTCTGCAGcttcctaaaaatattttcaaaatacatttattttactaaatactGACTACATTTCTCTGTTAATATTGAGCTAAACGTTAAAAAATGACCAGATTAAAAGGTATCAATTTATAGTTCTCCCTACAAAGCAAAAATTGTTACCCTATTCACTTTTCTAGGCTACAAGGATATTTGAGTGCCTGGTTATGAATTTCTTGAATCATGTTAGATGAGCGTAGAGTTAAAAAGtatggtttttttgtgtgtgttaccAAATAAGGTAAACGGTAATTTAGACAGACCCCAGCTTAATGAGGTCAGAGGAACAGAGGTTTCACATCCTGACTCCAGAAATGGGTAGCTGCTAGATAAAATTGGAGCAAGACCTGTGGAATGATGCAATGAGGTCAAGAAAAAGAGTTTAGAGAATTACAGCATGGATGTTCAGCTCTAAGAAAAATGTGATTGACAGCATTTGAAAATGCAGATTTAGTTATGCAAAGAAAAGAGAGTGGGGCTGATCCCTAGGCAAGGTGTAGTTTCGGCTCAGCCTTCTAAAACTAGAAGCCTATTTTCATTGTTgagaaaggaaacagaagtaTCTTCCATTAATTCAGAAGGTTTTAGGAGATACGGTCTAAtagtatgaaaaaaatcaaagcccATGTCTGTTTTAGTTAACAAGGAAAACACAGTGATTTAAATGCTGCACATAAACTCTTCTTAAGATGATATGGGCATTATGTTCCCAGTGGTCCacagtatttacatataaaaatctaAGAAATTTCTCATAGTCCAAAGCGCTGTGGTCAGGGTAGCAATCAATACCTATATATAATAATGATCTGTTTAGTCAGGTAAATGGAAAGCATTACAGTCAATCATCCAAAATATCTTCATCCAGATTGATATCTGTTATGTCAATATCTTCTAATTCCAAATTATCCAAATCTACTTCTAGTTCGAGTAAACTCTGCAAACAAAAGAGGGTAATTAAGTTTTACAGTACTGTTAAAGGGAAGTTATCTGTGGGTTCATGATCCAAAGTGAGAACTAAAATTTTCTTAATAGTCAAGAAAAACATCTTCCCATTTCAAAGCCGCTGCTCTGAAACTTGATTCTGTCTCTTAAACCACAGAGGCCTATGTATTCTCCAAATATTGATGGGGAGGAGGATGGGGTAGAGGGAGGTTTGAGTATGATGTCTGACctaccttttcttctttgttggcTGTGTGGGAGGCCACAATAACTGGAGTAGGAGAAGCAGGTTTCCCATCAAGTTCCTGAAACCCCAAGTGAAGATATTTATGAAGACAAGGAAATTTACTCAGGAATTTAAAGTTTTCCCCCAAGAGAAGGATGATCAGAATTAGGAAGTGGGAGATGATGTTTAAAAGTGAACCATCTCAGCCAAATTTATCACATGAAGTACTCGGCTGACCTGTTGAGCTGTAGAGCTTGAGGGCTGAAAGCCTTTTTTTTGCCTCTTCCATGACGTTTCTCTCTTCATTTGGCTATTGGAGAATAAAGCAATGATGAAATGAGATATTTTGAAATCATAACTTACCTATGAACTTGGCCTAAATCCCATATATCagctcttaatttaaaaaaaaaagtatttactgCAGTTCAAAATCTGAAGTCATGAATGTACTTCCACCCTGTAGTTACAATAAATGAAGCTTGATATCCTGGCCACTCActgtgagaaaaaagaaaatgtggcacatatataccatggaatactatgcagccataaaaaaggatgagttcatgtcctttgcagggacatagatgaagctggaaaccatcattctgagcaaactgtcacaaggacagaaaaccaaacactgcatgttctcactcataggtgggaattgaacaatgagaacacttggacacagggtggcgaacatcacacactggggcctgtcatggggtggaggggtgggggagggatagcattaggagaaatagctaatgtaaatgatgagttaatgggtgcagcaaagcaTCACggcgcatgtatacatatgtaacagacctgcacgttgtgcacatgtgccctagaacttaaagtataattaaaaaaatcaaaaacaaaaaacgaaaacaaaaacaaaaagatgtaaTCCATTAACAGATCCATTTCTCCcgggtgtatgtgtgtttatgttaaGGAGGTTTGGTACATAACTCTGTAAAAATAGAACCACCTTTCTTACACAATTTATTTGATTCATGGTGTGATTTGTTCTAGTGTTAAATTCCAAACCTGGCTAAGCCACAGATCTTTAAATTGCACATACAGGAATGTGctttgtattataattatttgagGAAAAATCTGGGACTATGTGACATGGAGAAGATGAATATGATCTGCAGAAATTTTATAAAACCAGGAGTCAAATTGCAGAATCTGATCCACAGTG is a genomic window of Macaca mulatta isolate MMU2019108-1 chromosome 5, T2T-MMU8v2.0, whole genome shotgun sequence containing:
- the LOC144341010 gene encoding coatomer subunit beta'-like, yielding MKRETSWKRQKKGFQPSSSTAQQELDGKPASPTPVIVASHTANKEEKSLLELEVDLDNLELEDIDITDINLDEDILDD